In Cyclopterus lumpus isolate fCycLum1 chromosome 5, fCycLum1.pri, whole genome shotgun sequence, the genomic stretch AGACACAGGGTGGGGCCGACTGAGGAgcgggggagagaaacagaaagagagacagagagacaggaaatggaacTAGAGGAAGAGAGGTTGGATATCAGGCGTGGTGAGAATAGCGCCAGGGAAAATCAATGTGACTCAATGTCTCCATTAGGTGTGTTTTCAGTGTCCCTCTGTGCTGATGGATAGTGCCAGAGACCCTATTAGGATAAAAGGACCCCTGTAACACAACATGAATTAAAGATGAGGGAGCAGGGCCCACTATGTGATGCTTTCCCCACTAATCTACTTAATGTCCAGTCCGGACAagacttcaattcaattctattcaatttaatttgtttaggccaaaatcacaaattacaaatttgcttcagagggctttgcaatctgtacacatacgacatcctctgtcccgggacctcatatcggatcaggaaaaactcccctaAAAAAACCTTCAACAGGGAGacttgaattgaattgagttgaaCTTGACATAGCAGGACAGATGGAGCTCATCAGAATAAGCAAATGTATGTATTGGACATTGGGATATCATTTGTGATCATCACAGTGCCTCAGCAATTGGAACCAAATTTGTATTAcgaatatattttttaatttcatttagtttatttttgcaAGAGCATCAAATACATTTGTGGCTTAAGACAGTCCACACATGTCTCACTTTAATACAACATATCCCACATTATGCAGATTTTATATAACTGCCCTGTAAATGTCACTCAAAGTATCTGTACCCTGCAGTTTTTGTGACATcattgtcttttaaaaagatGGTAAGACATAACCTTATTGAGTGTGTGCAGATGACCTTATTGAACTGTAGAGAAATTACATTAGCTGAAAGGAGCAGCTGCGGATCCCACTGGGAGCACTATCATCCCTTTTTACAGGACAGTGAATTAAAAAATTGATCCAGAAAGCTTTTTGCCAGCTGAGGTCCTGGTGCAACCTTAGACAGATATTTGCACATTGTCCCTCTCCCGTTTTTGTAAAAGAGAGAATATTGGTGCCTGAAAGAAATCTGTacattatttcaaatgtttttgtctcACTCTGTCCTCAAGGTTGGATGAAGAAGCCCAGAAGAGGGCAGATGCTGAAAATAACCTGGTTGCCTTCCGCAAGGTAAACGTTCAGCTCACTGGACCATGACTACCTTGTGTATACTAGAGTGTCCTAAGGCTCAGATAACCGGTCAACACGGACAGCTCTGCTCTGTCAATACTTTTACAGTGACAGCGATTTCTAAAATATCATTGATCTAGACTCCTGCACCAGAAAGACACTTTCTTTGCTCCACACTTCTTTGTTCAAATAGTTTTTCCCTAAAGTTGCATACAGATAAAACACAAATCCAACATTTTCTAAGTGTTGTTGATTGGAGTCACTCTTTTTGTATCTGGTTTAATTGAtttttataaattaataaaattcttttttttgtcattttctttttaattttgagGCATTTCCACATAAAGATTATTTGTgccatattaaaaaaatatttttatgcAGTCAAGCAAATTTGTGATAAAAATAGATGGAGCTCACTCATTATATAACAAAATCTCATAATAATTTCTACACATTGAAATTTTGTATTggaattctttttttgttggtatGTGTATGATGATGAGATGTTTCAGTTCAATGGATGACCTATTGCGGTTATGAAAACATCAACTATGTTTATTTCATATACAAATTAGGATGTGGATGATGCCACATTGTCTCGTTtggagctggagaggaagatTGAGTCTCTGATGGATGAGATTGAATTCCTTAAGAAGCTCCATGATGAAGTAAGTTTTTCCACTATGCTTGTATAAATGGAGAGGTTATTTATTATATGAGTCACGTATCACAATGTTATCTAGAGACTTATAATCATAGCACTCATCTTTTGCATGAGCATACACGGTATATCCCAAGCACCCTGCACTAAAAAGCTTAAACGTATTCTCTGCATCTGATTAACACTCATGTCTTCACTTAGTGTCACATTTGTAATATAAttctattctttcttttttaagttaaaCAAATGAGTGGGTGGATACCGCTGGCACTTTTGACAAAGAAGCAGCATGTTATATTTAGAGCATAAACACCAGAAAGGTGTTTTCAATTCTGATACATTTTGAAATTGTTGAATTGTCTACAGTTGAAGTCGTGTAAAATCAGAAGTGAAGATCTATTCCGAGAgcttgttatatatatatatatatatatatatatatatatatatatatatatattattgttatatttttgtACGGCAAGCAGTCGCTGAGATTCAgcaggagaaaaataaatgattagtTGATTGTCATCCGCATAGAAGTTGTATGAAATGCAATGTTTAGTGATAAAATCAGCAGAAAAGAGTTGCAGTCCCAAAATGGAACCCTCAAGGATTCCAATGGTGAGCATACATGGAGCTAAACAggctttttacatttatattaggGCTGGGTGATatggagaaaatcaaatatcacaatGTGTTTGATCAAATATCTCAATATCGATATTGTAACCAGGGTTGACTAGATTGTTGATCAATAATTATCAGTAATGTGGATAGAAAGGCGAATAATTGAACAACTATACCAACTAGAACACTCTGGTAAGTTAAGAAAATATCATCACTTGACTTTAATGCAGCTTTTAAATGGAAATCTAATACTTAGATTTCCAAAATCTAAGACGATATGTGGtctaatatttataaaatatctgTATATTGCCCAGACCTAACCTAAATGATTTGTGTAACTGTTGGCAAGCTCTTGATATAACAGTTTTGTGTTTCTGACCATATTGTGTCTTTATCTTGGTATTATCAGGAAATCCAGGACGTACAAGTGAGTGTCCAGACCCAGCAGCTGAAGATGGAGGTCGAGAGCACAGTCAGGCCTGACCTGACTGGAGCTCTGAGGGACATCAGGGCCCAGTATGAAACCATTGCTTCAAAGAACATGCAGGAAACGGAGGACTGGCACAAGTCCAAGGTGGGTAGACATATACACTGACAGTCACACACGAACATACAAGCAAATATTCATTATTGTGTGTTTCATCTTTTGTTCCTGCAGTTTAATGATTTGACAGAGTCTGCAAAGCGCAACACTGACGCTCTGAGGCAGGCCAAGCAGGAGGCCAATGAGTCCAGGAGGCAGATTCAGTCCCTCAACTGTGAAGTTGATGCACTGAAGAACACGGTGAGGCAACATACCACCTTTCAGTTATCTATGTTAATCTATAATCTATCATCACACACATTACAGCCTCTTATCACACCGTATATGCTACCGTGTTCATCAGAATGAAAGTCTGCTGAGGCAGATGCGTGAAATGGAGGACCAGTTTGGCAATGAGATCGGCAACTACCAGGACAACGTCAGCAGACTGGAGGATGAGATGCGCCACCTGAAGGAAGAGATGGCTCGCCACCTTCGGGAGTACCAGGACCTCCTCAATGTCAAAATGGctctggacattgagattgctACTTACCGTAAACTACTGGAGGGGGAAGAGAGCAGGTGAAAAAATCAAGTCAAATCTTTGCTTTTTTAACAtgattcttttttctctctctctctctctctctctctctctctctctctctctctctctctctctcaagttTGACCTCAAGTAAAGCAAACTTTTCATgaaaattatacaaaataaattgaattgaattgaaaattgaatatTCCCTGGTTAGGATTACTGTTCCCATCCTCAATATTGGCATGAGCAGTCACCATGGTGATCAAGGTAAATTAAGTTCTCTTTTTTCAAAATACGGTTTTAAGGTCTTTCCATTTAATTTTGGGGAAAACTTCTATTTGTGAAAATCTCAGCAGAACATTAATTAATCTGACTTTTGACAGACTATGACCACACTCCAAGCAGCATGAGCAAGAGGAGTGTGGTGATCAAGACTGTTGAGACTAGAGACGGAGAGGTACAATGATTTAActtgatatattgatatatttactCACATCATATGAAAATGAATCTTaacaaatcagttttttttccatcaggTGGTGAAGGAATCCAGGAGGGAGAAGGACAGGGAGTCAGTTCGCACTGACAAGGATGATGACGAGTAGAGAAACACTGATTAGAAAATGTGAAGACCTGTGCcacaagagagaaaaaataaacaaaaaggtggaaaaaaaaaataggaaaaaaataaaactttgatCTATATAGTCCTCATTCCCACTAGTTATGGATTAAATAATCTAGCAGAGAGTCTCcaattgaatgaatgaatcccTTTAGACAGTGTCACTTTGGTGCTATTTAAGCCACCCGACTTTTAGTAAACACTTGTGTCATCTGTACGGCTAAGCAAAGCCACTTTATTAACATACCACTTGAGGCCTTCATTTCCAGTGCAATCCTGTGGAATCCTTGGACAACAACACGTTTGTAGCAGAGTATTAAACTACAGGTTGGAATAGAAAGTTTGAATGGAGGATTTTAGTAGTTTGtgtcattattatgacttactcAAAAAACTTTAGATACTGCCGCCCATTGGTCAATACACCTCAAGAGACAGACTGATAATAAATTGAcctatttgcatttgttttagaAGCTTTGCAATCCTCGTATAGTGCAAACCAACAAATCACCAGAGACATTGGATTATTAATAAACATGCAACACGAGAAAATGCTGACACTGAAAATATGATGTGCTGAATAACTTTGCTGAATGTGCTTTGCAATGCTGTGTGTATCTGGTACTGATGAATGCATATGGTATTGAAAATAAACGTAACTGCAACACATCTGTTTTGTCTGTCCACATAACCAACGATGAATACAATATACAAacgttttgtttgtcttgtacTAATTTCCTCTTTTCTAAGCAGtgttaaaaacactgaaaatgtgtCACACCCTTTAAAACCCAAGAATGAAAACCTTCACCACTTGCCACCTTTATCTTTTGTTAATTTCAGTGTGAGTGTCTCCGCAGTAAGGCCGAGCTCCTCCTTGTGGCACTGGCAAGTCTATGGCAAGTCTGTGGCAAGCATgtggcaggcgtcagtcaggtgtCAGGACAGCGGCGAGTCTGTGGCAAGCGAGCAGCACTCGTTCGACACCTGTCAAGAAGCTGACAAGCTGAGTGGGTTGAGCCACATTTTCTGGGAACACCCATTGTTGTTTCATGATCATAGTATATGGATTTGAGATTTGAGTTCAGTCAAGGAGGAgctgtattttgttttcttttgtcaataCCTAAATGTccaaatagatagatagatagaaagatggatagatagataatatgtgtctttttgtagaCTTAATACTTACAACATGCAATACTGCTGTACTATACTGAATATTGTTTTGCTACTACTAATATGTTACACTTATATACCATAATATGTATAATGTACcagcctttttttattcattttaccATATTATGTCATACTGTTATACCACAATTATGAGACTTTACTTTGAGGCGACTTCACTGTTAGTCTAAGCTAAACACAGGAATCATTTTTTCCACCAGGTAAATCTGAACATGCATCCCTCTCTTGAGTGTAACATCGATCACAACCGCACATCTATATAGATTCTAATTAACTACATACACTTTTTTCTACACGTAGATCTTAAACCCTTGAATATAAACAGGACCCATTGGAATCGGATGGGGAAATATAACTGAGCAACGGTGCAAATAAGTCGATCTATGTAGCTGGCTTAAAAACGTATGCCTGTGTTAAACTACCAGGatcaactttatttataaatgtactttattgaaAGACTTCCACTGACAACGTTATGATTTAGGCAgttttgaaaaggaaaacaaatgcagTCTTTACTAATTATTAGGCCTACTTTAATAGTCATGACAATAGAATGAATAGAATAGAATGACAATGTTTTTCACtaatttaatgtttgtttttcactttttcgTGACATCTAAATGTTAGAATTTCCATCCAAGGTGACAAggtggcaagtctctgactagtaGTGGCACTCCTGTGACAACTATTGGCACTGGCAGCTTGTGGCACCTACCGCCACCTAACTACATATAAGAAGAGGACAAGTGAAGATATTATTCGACTTGTATTTAAAAACGTTTTGttaaatagttttaaattatataaaaaaggatgatttattttcattattttagccGATTGTTGTAAATGATCataaaagtaattatttgtattttatttagttcctttttgtttaaaaaacagtaaaataatacataaataaaatgaatgataaACAAAAAAGTACAACGCGGTTGCTCGAAGAATGTTTTTACGGCAGCTGACCTGTCGTAACAACAATGGGTGTTCCCAGGAAATGTGGCTCCACCCACTCAGCTCGgcagcttcttctttttattttgtattctttaaatCAACAATTGCACATGTACAATGTCCTAAAGTGTCAATAAGTAAcgaatacatttacattaacaTGCTAGGGGTGCCTAACGAGTACCGTTCGCTTGCCGCTGTCCTGACACTTTGCCACAGACTTGCCGCACGCTAGCCAGACTCGCCACAGTCCTGACGCCTGACTAACGCCTGCCAGACTTGCCACTGTCAGTAATTGCACTCGCTGTCTCCGTGATGACACAACATGGAGACACTTTAGTTTACATTGAACAAAGAACGTCGTGTGTAAACAACGGCAAGTTTTAGTAGAAGGAACTAATTTATTGTCATCACTAGGCCCTACGTACAACCTCCCAGGCGACACTTTTGGGTCGCCCTGCAAGTATATTCAACTAAATTCTCAAACTCTAGCGCACATAAATGTCAACCAGGGCCTCAACCTGACACTGTCAGTTCGTTGTTTATGGTTAGTTTGGAACTGGAGTCTGTTGGATACATACACTGTACAAAGTCAGATAACGCTAGGTAAACATTGAGAGACACCGCCTGAAATGCAAAGCTCAGGGCAAAGCTTCCACTTTTGGAAGTTGTACATCCGCTTCCTGGGTTATCGCTCTTGGCGCGAGACTTGTCCGATTCTCTCAGACAGAAACCACCAACTAATGGAAAAGCTCTTAACTTTATACCCGAACGGCTGTTGAACACGGAACCTGTCTAGTAGCA encodes the following:
- the prph gene encoding peripherin, producing the protein MSHSSMHTSTSYRRTFGSPHPISVSSYSPVSSRTAVSGGRYMRSMPPVAASRSTTYHQQRSRSAAQPPRLSYDKVDFTLSEAINQEFLTTRNNEKAELQELNDRFASFIEKVRYLETQNGALQQELNQFKGQQQHGQPNRASELFQEEVRDLRRQLDSTEKERDQYHLERENLAEDLVLLKQRLDEEAQKRADAENNLVAFRKDVDDATLSRLELERKIESLMDEIEFLKKLHDEEIQDVQVSVQTQQLKMEVESTVRPDLTGALRDIRAQYETIASKNMQETEDWHKSKFNDLTESAKRNTDALRQAKQEANESRRQIQSLNCEVDALKNTNESLLRQMREMEDQFGNEIGNYQDNVSRLEDEMRHLKEEMARHLREYQDLLNVKMALDIEIATYRKLLEGEESRITVPILNIGMSSHHGDQDYDHTPSSMSKRSVVIKTVETRDGEVVKESRREKDRESVRTDKDDDE